Below is a window of Candidatus Paceibacterota bacterium DNA.
GAATTGTAAACAATAGTGCTGAGAGAACTGCGTGATAAATTTTTGAACCAAGAATTATTCCAGAATACCCATCATCACTTGGAATTGCAGTAAATGGAGCCATAGATACGTGGTACAGGTACCACAAATCAGTTCCACTATCGTTAATTGTAGAAAATTGAGGATATTCGAATGGTTCTTTATCCCAGTAGCTTACCGCATGTCTTGCATGGTAGTATGGGTCTTCTGGCGTGCTGAAGCCCTGAATAAATAGCTGTGGAATGAGGCTAGCCAGGAAGAAATAGCCAAATATAATCAATACAAGCAGTGGTCGGGGCATCAAGCCATTGTAGCAGTGAGAATTATTTGAACAATATGGGCGAGTGGTGAAATTGGCAGACACGCCAGCCTTAGGAGCTGGTGCTAGCAATAGCGTGGGAGTTCAAGTCTCCCCTCGCCCACCAGTAAACAACCAGGGATGCCTGGTTGTTTTGTTTTAGGGTTTGATAGTATGTGTCCATGTCCACATTTCTCCTTAAAATCATCGCCATTGTCTCAATGGCAATAGACCACAGCGGGAAAATTCTATTCCACAATAATATCTACATGCAGATTATTGGCAGGATTTCATTTCCAATCTTTGCATGGTTAATTGCACATGGATACAGACACACACGAAATTCGAACAAGTATTTCTGGAGATTAGTTGCCTTTGCTTTTATCTCACAAATTCCCTACGAACTAGCATTCAGAGAATTAATAGTTACACAAGGATGGCCACTTGGATTAAATGTATTTTTTACTCTCGCTGCTGGACTACTTGCAATTATTGCATTCGAACGGTTTCAAAATCCCCTATTGAAATTAAGTTCTGTTGCATTGATTGGAATTACCGCTGAAATATTCAGGTTTGATTATGGACTCTTTGGTGTATTACTGATTTTTGCATTCCACATTTCATATACGTGGCATAGAGCATTACAATCGGCCCTAATTATTAGTCTTACTGTATTTCTCTATACTCCATTGTTTAATTTGGTCGTCTTACATTCTTCAACAAGTAACCTGTACTGGTATTCATTCTTCGGTACTCAAATTGCATCTATTGCAGCACTGCCAATACTCTGGCTTCACAGTGGAGAACAAGGATATCGAGCTAAATGGCTTTTCTACCTCTTTTATCCAATCCATTTCCTCGTATTGTATGCGTGTGTGTATTTTTTAAGTTTTTAAACTCACAATAAACTAAAGCCCCACTAAAGGGGATTGGAATAGTATCACTTGATTTATTTCTGGAACGTGGTATAATACACGAACTATGATACAGCGAGCAAAACAATACACATTTATAGCAATAACCGCTCTCACAATCGGTGCTATTTCCTTTCCATTTAATGCATTCGCTCAAACACCAACTGGAACACCCGTTTCAACAGGAACAGGCGCAAATACTGGTACAGGAGTTTCAACTGGATCTCGCGTAGGTACAGGATCTTCTGTAACAACCGGAACAAACGCACAAACTGGTTCTCGGGTAGGAACTGGATCAAACGTCTCAACAGGATCACGGGTTGGTACTGGATCTCAAGTAGGCACAGGGTCACGTGTGAACACAGGCTCATCTGTCGGAACAGGTTCTAGTGTCTCAACAGGTTCAAGAGTTGGTACAGGTACATCAGTTGGAACGGGTTCTAACGTATCAACAGGATCACGCGTAGGAACAGGCTCTTCTGTTTCTACTGGTTCAAGCGTTGGGACCGGATCTTCTGTAACAACTGGAACAGGAGTAAATACTGGATCTAATACTAGAACTGGAACAGGTGTTTCAACCGGTTCATCAGTTGGAACTGGAAGCTCTGTAACAACAGGCTCAAATACAACAACAGGTAGCGGTGTCACAACAGGATCAGTTGCAACAACCGGAACAGGTGTGCGAACCGGATCAAGCGCCCAAACAGGATCATCTGCTCAAACTGGTTCTCAAACGCAAACAGGATCAGCTACCAACACTGGATCTGCTGCAAACACAGGAACAGGTGTAACAACAGGTTCTCTTGCTTCAGCTGGTAGCGGAACTCAAACTGGATCACGTGCTGATACAGGTTCTTCAGTATCCACAGGTTCTCGTGTTTCTACCGGATCATCTGCTAACACTGGCTCACGCGTTGGAACTGGAAGCTCAGTATCAACTGGCTCACGAGCAATCACAGGTTCATCAGTAAACACTGGTTCTCGAGTTGGAACAGGCTCTAGCGCATCAACAGGATCACGAGTAACCACAGGATCTTCTGCACAAACAGGTTCAGGCGTTCGAACAGGATCTCTTGCTCAAGCTGGTAACTCAACAAACACAGGTTCACGAGCAACTACTGGTAGCTCTGCAACTACTGGATCTTCTGTAACAACAGGTTCACGATCACAGACTGGTTCTGGTGTACAAACCGGATCTACTGCAATCACTGGCTCACAAAGCCAAACTGGAACAGGCGCAATTACAGGATCAGGCACACAAGCCGGATCTTCATCACAAGCGGGTTCAAACTCACAAAGCGGCTCAAAAGCTACCACAAGCACACAGAACGCCTCACAGAGCACTTCTACGAGCGGATCTGGTGTAATTCTCTTCATCGATCAACGGTAATTTAACTCTCGTTTAAATTCCATAGTTTTACTAGACAGCCCAGAAACGGCCTTATGTATGGCCGTTTTTTACTTGACAAAGCACCTATTTGGTGATATAATAGTATACAGATAGTCAGCCGTGCTTGTTGCATGGCGTTGACATAGGAATAAACAAAAAACAGGGCGTACGCCCAGGAGTTTGACATGTCTGATGATATTCACAGTTTTAGGGTAAAACCCGCAAAGCCAAGGTTCGTTCCTTCTAGGGTTGTAGGACAACCTTCGCAAGAACGATCGAATCCGCTTGAAACACCTACCCCGTCAGAATCTGGAGCACCAAATGTTCCCCCGCCAGTTGACGCAGATCAGTTGATTGCGCGCAACCGTCGGGCGAAAAGAATGTGGACTATCTGCTTCTTATTAGTGACCTTCATCTTTCTGTATGTAGTAATCCAGCTTTCCGTTGGACGGTTTCTTGGTTGGCTAACAGACATGCGCACATTCGCATGTGTTGTATGTGCATTCTTTGGCGCTCTTGCTGTGTATGTGTGGTTGTACGAGCATTTTGTTGTTATGAATGATAGTGACACTATGATTCAGACAACAAACACACTTGCAACCTTACTACCAGTTGACGCTGATAGATCAAGGATCATCCAAACTGCTCATGCTGGTGGACACACCTTCAAGAGTCCATTCGACATCATTGAACCAAAAAATATTGCTGACATAGACACCATTACTCTCGACTACAAGTACGGAAGTACTCAAGGAAAGAAAAACAGTGTCAAAGTCAGAGGTTCAACTGTATATCTTGCATGGGAAATGTCTTTCAGAGCGTTTGTGAAAAATGCAACAGCATTTTTCCAAAACAAATTGGAAGGCATCAAAGCAACTTTGAGCCGAAATGCTCAGAGTTGTAACGCGGGAATCCTCGCCCATCTTTCTGACATTGATGCAAGTCAAAACCTTGCACTTATATCAGAGATGGTAATGTGGTGTTTCAGACCTACACAGCGAATGATTGAAACCGGGAAAAGACCCTCAGAATCACCAGAAAGGACAACTCAAACAGAGACCGATCAACTCACCCGAATGATTGATCGACTTCAGGTCGATCCTGCTGATCGACAATACGAAAGAGGCATGACGAAGGAGTCCATAAAGGCAGGTTTAAAAACCACCCTACTACAACTTCGTAATAGCTACTACAGTACAATGGTTGATTTGGGTGTCATTATCGAATCATATTCGATTTATGACCTGGACCTTCCTGTCACACGACAAAAGATCCAAACCAATCGAGCAAGTATTGCAGATGTTAAATACCAAACAGCCGAACTCCTGGGTTTGACAAGCACCAAACATGAAGGTGGTTGGGAATATGAGTGGTACATAATGTCCACTGATCCAGAAAAGGCAGGCATACTGCAAGAACGCTTGATTTTGGTTGCGCAGATGCTTGGTGTGGAAAACCTCTTTACCATCAATTCAAAGGGTGGAAAAGGTGGAAGTCCATTCGTGATGCCAGGAATGCACCAACCGAGCAACTCAGATAAAAACCCGAGTGAAGACCC
It encodes the following:
- a CDS encoding TraX family protein, whose amino-acid sequence is MSTFLLKIIAIVSMAIDHSGKILFHNNIYMQIIGRISFPIFAWLIAHGYRHTRNSNKYFWRLVAFAFISQIPYELAFRELIVTQGWPLGLNVFFTLAAGLLAIIAFERFQNPLLKLSSVALIGITAEIFRFDYGLFGVLLIFAFHISYTWHRALQSALIISLTVFLYTPLFNLVVLHSSTSNLYWYSFFGTQIASIAALPILWLHSGEQGYRAKWLFYLFYPIHFLVLYACVYFLSF